The proteins below are encoded in one region of Takifugu rubripes chromosome 1, fTakRub1.2, whole genome shotgun sequence:
- the myocd gene encoding myocardin isoform X5, whose protein sequence is MTLLGSEHSILIRSKFRSVNHGNFPKQEDSYAFEEDSSSECLSPEQHNSDESQGSACPSSDVVGRAASSSSPELTSSQEGNVTQDPPDQNGDQGLSGANGPQNTSPISVPAIVKSKTSDKNRHKKPKDVKPKIKKLKYHQYIPPDQKAERSPPPMDSAYARLLQQQQLFLQLQILSQQKQAQAHQQPSQSQSQAQIQQRQPTFSYQPHLQSQTQKGVSEQLLGCSSSGPSNQANSNTSSPVKNTYPNQNIISPVKPGPLPPNLDDLKVSELRQHLRIRGMPVSGTKTALIERLRPFKDSTTGSSPSGCSDITTVTFPVTPTGSLSSYQSPSSSSAVSQGGYYPYPSTSSTPPISPASSDLSLSGSLPDSFSDVPMSSPTQFGLQPSPPQFAVEDGLGGGSFGTGGLRAGDGGCMAGMEAEKDKMLVEKQKVIEELTWKLHQEQRQVEELKMQLHKRKRCYGATQDSIPPHSHPSMHQQQSPAIMDQHFFGVTVKQESISLSSNCPLSSPKQLKSSSRSCMEEMGHCATPHSNMPGHDGPGCMDIVPSSGSPCTMSAFLSPQCSPQDSPTGKPCSSPHPPSPRNTYLLSPALGRDGSIHPHSQANNKVHSMQVPQKKSDHAANCSYLSDQSGLKGVFSNSDECEHGCPAKPDNSNVHPKMSIMPSLWHVGQKGQVSPPSFSSSDSDASDLRQPPCYEDAVKQQLSRSQQMDELLDVLIESGEMPANAKEDRERSSNTKGAPHVNVSQVCPGLRIPRFHRLYEHLSPAQLTLDHTTNPANDNQFEIILGSASGRGGEVPLIKSATEARGQEANGTREPEEYSSPHNLHCHPQYTQHEKILTNRDLVETPLSPFSTKLLTIPEVQGMVSMTFSETSWETMEWLDLTPPSSATAFSIAPPSAPSIFNAEFLDVTDINLNSAMDLYLEHW, encoded by the exons TAAACCATGGCAATTTCCCAAAGCAGGAGGATTCCTATGCATTcgaggaggacagcagcagtgAGTGTTTGTCCCCCGAGCAGCACAACAGTGATGAATCGCAAGGATCGGCATGCCCTTCATCTGATGTTGTTGGCAGGGcagcctcctcatcctcacctgaACTTACCAGCTCACAagag gGAAATGTGACCCAAGATCCACCTGATCAAAATGGGGATCAAGGCCTGTCTGGAGCCAACGGCCCTCAGAATACTTCTCCAATAAGTGTTCCTGCCATTGTCAAG TCAAAGACATCAGACAAGAACCGCCATAAGAAGCCCAAAGATGTGaaaccaaaaattaaaaaactcAAGTACCATCAGTACATTCCTCCAGACCAGAAAGCAGAGAGGTCCCCTCCACCCATGGACTCTGCCTATGCCCgactgctccagcagcagcagcttttcctgcaGCTACAGATCCTCAGCCAGCAGAAACAAGCTCAGGCACATCAGCAGCCATCACAGAGCCAGAGCCAAGCCCAAATCCAACAGCGACAGCCTACATTCAGCTACCAGCCTCACCTACAGAGCCAAACTCAGAA AGGTGTCAGTGAGCAGCTActgggctgcagctccagtggtcCATCCAATCAAGCCAACAGCAACACTTCCTCTCCAGTTAAGAACACATATCCTAACCAGAACATCATCTCACCAGTCAAACCTGGGCCCCTGCCACCTAATCTTGATGACCTGAAG GTATCAGAGCTCAGGCAGCACCTCCGTATTCGTGGTATGCCTGTCTCCGGCACCAAGACAGCTCTCATTGAGCGACTCAGACCATTTAAAGATTCCACCACTGGCTCCTCCCCTTCGGGTTGTTCTGATATCACCACAGTGACTTTCCCTGTCACGCCCACGGGATCTCTGTCCTCCTACCAGTCCCCGTCCTCCTCCAGTGCTGTTTCCCAGGGAGGATATTACCCCTaccccagcacctcctccacccctcctatCTCCCCAGCATCCTCGGACCTGTCCCTCAGTGGCTCCCTTCCCGACAGCTTCAGTGATGTGCCAATGTCTTCGCCAACCCAGTTTGGCCTCCAGCCATCCCCACCACAGTTTGCCGTAGAGGACGGTCTCGGGGGAGGCAGTTTTGGCACTGGGGGACTAAGAGCAGGTGATGGTGGCTGTATGGCGGGAATGGAAGCTGAGAAGGATAAGATGTTGGTGGAAAAGCAGAAGGTTATTGAAGAGCTGACATGGAAGCTCCATCAGGagcagagacag GTTGAAGAACTAAAAATGCAGCTTCACAAGAGGAAACGCTGTTATGGAGCAACACAAGACTCCATTCCGCCTCACTCTCACCCCTCCATGCATCAGCAGCAAAGCCCAGCAATCATGGATCAGCACTTCTTCGGGGTGACCGTCAAACAGGAGTCAATATCATTGTCTTCCAACTGTCCATTGTCCTCTCCCAAACAGCTGAAGAGTTCTTCCCGCAGCTGCATGGAGGAGATGGGACATTGTGCAACTCCCCACTCTAACATGCCAGGCCATGATGGGCCAGGATGCATGGACATCGTCCCATCCTCTGGCAGCCCATGTACAATGTCGGCTTTTCTAAGTCCCCAATGTTCACCACAGGACTCCCCTACTGGAAAGCCTTGCAGTagccctcacccaccctctccccGGAACACCTATTTACTATCACCAGCACTAGGAAGAGATGGCTCCATTCACCCCCACTCTCAAGCCAACAACAAAGTACACAGCATGCAG GTACCCCAGAAGAAAAGTGACCATGCAGCCAACTGCTCTTATCTGTCAGACCAAAGTGGCCTTAAGGGCGTCTTTTCAAACTCAGATGAATGTGAACATGGCTGCCCAGCCAAGCCTGACAACTCAAATGTTCACCCAAAG ATGTCAATAATGCCCTCTCTGTGGCATGTTGGCCAAAAGGGCCAGGTCTCCCCACCTTCCTTCAGTAGCTCAGATTCAGATGCTTCTGACTTAAGACAGCCCCCTTGCTATGAGGATGCAGTCAAGCAG CAACTGAGTAGAAGCCAGCAAATGGATGAACTACTGGATGTGCTCATAGAGAGTGGAG AGATGCCAGCAAATGCCAAAGAAGACCGGGAGAGGTCCTCCAACACCAAAGGTGCACCTCATGTAAATGTATCTCAGGTGTGCCCTGGACTCCGCATCCCGAGGTTTCACAGACTCTATGAACACCTGTCCCCTGCCCAGCTTACCCTCGACCATACGACCAATCCTGCAAATGATAACCAATTTGAGATTATTCTGGGAAGTGCATCTGGCCGTGGAGGGGAAGTGCCACTCATTAAATCAGCTACTGAGGCTCGGGGACAGGAAGCTAATGGGACCCGGGAGCCTGAAGAATACAGCAGCCCACACAACCTCCACTGTCACCCTCAATATACCCAACATGAGAAAATTTTGACCAACAGAGACCTGGTTGAGACACCTCTGTCACCTTTCAGCACCAAGCTTTTGACCATCCCCGAAGTGCAAGGGATGGTGAGTATGACTTTTAGCGAGACATCCTGGGAGACAATGGAGTGGCTGGATCTTACGCCACCCAGCTCAGCCACAGCCTTCAGCATTGCacctcccagtgctcccagcataTTTAATGCAGAGTTTCTGGATGTCACTGACATTAATTTGAACTCTGCTATGGACCTTTACCTGGAGCACTGgtga
- the myocd gene encoding myocardin isoform X2 has product MSEVLVNGPEERQSSVHLQRSARGHRDTRQLKEKRNHAQERQLPEEGHSVNHGNFPKQEDSYAFEEDSSSECLSPEQHNSDESQGSACPSSDVVGRAASSSSPELTSSQEGNVTQDPPDQNGDQGLSGANGPQNTSPISVPAIVKSKTSDKNRHKKPKDVKPKIKKLKYHQYIPPDQKAERSPPPMDSAYARLLQQQQLFLQLQILSQQKQAQAHQQPSQSQSQAQIQQRQPTFSYQPHLQSQTQKGVSEQLLGCSSSGPSNQANSNTSSPVKNTYPNQNIISPVKPGPLPPNLDDLKVSELRQHLRIRGMPVSGTKTALIERLRPFKDSTTGSSPSGCSDITTVTFPVTPTGSLSSYQSPSSSSAVSQGGYYPYPSTSSTPPISPASSDLSLSGSLPDSFSDVPMSSPTQFGLQPSPPQFAVEDGLGGGSFGTGGLRAGDGGCMAGMEAEKDKMLVEKQKVIEELTWKLHQEQRQVEELKMQLHKRKRCYGATQDSIPPHSHPSMHQQQSPAIMDQHFFGVTVKQESISLSSNCPLSSPKQLKSSSRSCMEEMGHCATPHSNMPGHDGPGCMDIVPSSGSPCTMSAFLSPQCSPQDSPTGKPCSSPHPPSPRNTYLLSPALGRDGSIHPHSQANNKVHSMQVPQKKSDHAANCSYLSDQSGLKGVFSNSDECEHGCPAKPDNSNVHPKMSIMPSLWHVGQKGQVSPPSFSSSDSDASDLRQPPCYEDAVKQQLSRSQQMDELLDVLIESGEMPANAKEDRERSSNTKGAPHVNVSQVCPGLRIPRFHRLYEHLSPAQLTLDHTTNPANDNQFEIILGSASGRGGEVPLIKSATEARGQEANGTREPEEYSSPHNLHCHPQYTQHEKILTNRDLVETPLSPFSTKLLTIPEVQGMVSMTFSETSWETMEWLDLTPPSSATAFSIAPPSAPSIFNAEFLDVTDINLNSAMDLYLEHW; this is encoded by the exons TAAACCATGGCAATTTCCCAAAGCAGGAGGATTCCTATGCATTcgaggaggacagcagcagtgAGTGTTTGTCCCCCGAGCAGCACAACAGTGATGAATCGCAAGGATCGGCATGCCCTTCATCTGATGTTGTTGGCAGGGcagcctcctcatcctcacctgaACTTACCAGCTCACAagag gGAAATGTGACCCAAGATCCACCTGATCAAAATGGGGATCAAGGCCTGTCTGGAGCCAACGGCCCTCAGAATACTTCTCCAATAAGTGTTCCTGCCATTGTCAAG TCAAAGACATCAGACAAGAACCGCCATAAGAAGCCCAAAGATGTGaaaccaaaaattaaaaaactcAAGTACCATCAGTACATTCCTCCAGACCAGAAAGCAGAGAGGTCCCCTCCACCCATGGACTCTGCCTATGCCCgactgctccagcagcagcagcttttcctgcaGCTACAGATCCTCAGCCAGCAGAAACAAGCTCAGGCACATCAGCAGCCATCACAGAGCCAGAGCCAAGCCCAAATCCAACAGCGACAGCCTACATTCAGCTACCAGCCTCACCTACAGAGCCAAACTCAGAA AGGTGTCAGTGAGCAGCTActgggctgcagctccagtggtcCATCCAATCAAGCCAACAGCAACACTTCCTCTCCAGTTAAGAACACATATCCTAACCAGAACATCATCTCACCAGTCAAACCTGGGCCCCTGCCACCTAATCTTGATGACCTGAAG GTATCAGAGCTCAGGCAGCACCTCCGTATTCGTGGTATGCCTGTCTCCGGCACCAAGACAGCTCTCATTGAGCGACTCAGACCATTTAAAGATTCCACCACTGGCTCCTCCCCTTCGGGTTGTTCTGATATCACCACAGTGACTTTCCCTGTCACGCCCACGGGATCTCTGTCCTCCTACCAGTCCCCGTCCTCCTCCAGTGCTGTTTCCCAGGGAGGATATTACCCCTaccccagcacctcctccacccctcctatCTCCCCAGCATCCTCGGACCTGTCCCTCAGTGGCTCCCTTCCCGACAGCTTCAGTGATGTGCCAATGTCTTCGCCAACCCAGTTTGGCCTCCAGCCATCCCCACCACAGTTTGCCGTAGAGGACGGTCTCGGGGGAGGCAGTTTTGGCACTGGGGGACTAAGAGCAGGTGATGGTGGCTGTATGGCGGGAATGGAAGCTGAGAAGGATAAGATGTTGGTGGAAAAGCAGAAGGTTATTGAAGAGCTGACATGGAAGCTCCATCAGGagcagagacag GTTGAAGAACTAAAAATGCAGCTTCACAAGAGGAAACGCTGTTATGGAGCAACACAAGACTCCATTCCGCCTCACTCTCACCCCTCCATGCATCAGCAGCAAAGCCCAGCAATCATGGATCAGCACTTCTTCGGGGTGACCGTCAAACAGGAGTCAATATCATTGTCTTCCAACTGTCCATTGTCCTCTCCCAAACAGCTGAAGAGTTCTTCCCGCAGCTGCATGGAGGAGATGGGACATTGTGCAACTCCCCACTCTAACATGCCAGGCCATGATGGGCCAGGATGCATGGACATCGTCCCATCCTCTGGCAGCCCATGTACAATGTCGGCTTTTCTAAGTCCCCAATGTTCACCACAGGACTCCCCTACTGGAAAGCCTTGCAGTagccctcacccaccctctccccGGAACACCTATTTACTATCACCAGCACTAGGAAGAGATGGCTCCATTCACCCCCACTCTCAAGCCAACAACAAAGTACACAGCATGCAG GTACCCCAGAAGAAAAGTGACCATGCAGCCAACTGCTCTTATCTGTCAGACCAAAGTGGCCTTAAGGGCGTCTTTTCAAACTCAGATGAATGTGAACATGGCTGCCCAGCCAAGCCTGACAACTCAAATGTTCACCCAAAG ATGTCAATAATGCCCTCTCTGTGGCATGTTGGCCAAAAGGGCCAGGTCTCCCCACCTTCCTTCAGTAGCTCAGATTCAGATGCTTCTGACTTAAGACAGCCCCCTTGCTATGAGGATGCAGTCAAGCAG CAACTGAGTAGAAGCCAGCAAATGGATGAACTACTGGATGTGCTCATAGAGAGTGGAG AGATGCCAGCAAATGCCAAAGAAGACCGGGAGAGGTCCTCCAACACCAAAGGTGCACCTCATGTAAATGTATCTCAGGTGTGCCCTGGACTCCGCATCCCGAGGTTTCACAGACTCTATGAACACCTGTCCCCTGCCCAGCTTACCCTCGACCATACGACCAATCCTGCAAATGATAACCAATTTGAGATTATTCTGGGAAGTGCATCTGGCCGTGGAGGGGAAGTGCCACTCATTAAATCAGCTACTGAGGCTCGGGGACAGGAAGCTAATGGGACCCGGGAGCCTGAAGAATACAGCAGCCCACACAACCTCCACTGTCACCCTCAATATACCCAACATGAGAAAATTTTGACCAACAGAGACCTGGTTGAGACACCTCTGTCACCTTTCAGCACCAAGCTTTTGACCATCCCCGAAGTGCAAGGGATGGTGAGTATGACTTTTAGCGAGACATCCTGGGAGACAATGGAGTGGCTGGATCTTACGCCACCCAGCTCAGCCACAGCCTTCAGCATTGCacctcccagtgctcccagcataTTTAATGCAGAGTTTCTGGATGTCACTGACATTAATTTGAACTCTGCTATGGACCTTTACCTGGAGCACTGgtga